In Mercurialis annua linkage group LG6, ddMerAnnu1.2, whole genome shotgun sequence, the following are encoded in one genomic region:
- the LOC126686929 gene encoding glutathione S-transferase U7-like: MGDEVKLLGAWASSFSHRIELALKLKGIKYEYIEEDLFNKSSLLLNSNPIHQKIPVLIHNGKPIAESLVILEYIEETWKNNPIFPKDHYDRATARFWAKFVDEKIVQFARDLMIVKEEVEIDGIINEISEHLKILENELKGKEFFGGDSIGFLDIVVYFIVYWFQLRQEVMQIEFITNEKLPDLCNYMERLYEIDVVKESLPPKDKYLALVRAVFESAKYGSK; this comes from the exons ATGGGAGACGAAGTGAAGTTACTTGGTGCATGGGCTAGTTCATTTAGTCATAGAATAGAACTAGCCCTTAAATTAAAAGGGATAAAGTACGAATACATAGAAGAAGATCTTTTCAACAAGAGTTCTTTGCTTCTAAATTCAAACCCAATTCATCAGAAAATTCCTGTGCTCATACACAATGGAAAACCAATTGCAGAATCGCTTGTTATTCTCGAATACATCGAAGAAACTTGGAAAAATAATCCGATCTTTCCTAAAGATCACTATGATCGAGCCACAGCTCGTTTTTGGGCTAAATTTGTAGACGAAAAg ATCGTGCAATTTGCCCGTGATTTAATGATTGTGAAAGAGGAAGTCGAAATAGATGGTATTATAAATGAAATCAGTGAGCATCTCAAGATTCTTGAGAATGAATTGAAGGGAAAAGAATTTTTCGGAGGCGATAGCATTGGATTTTTGGATATTGTAGTATATTTTATAGTCTATTGGTTCCAACTTAGACAAGAAGTTATGCAGATTGAGTTTATTACCAATGAGAAATTACCAGATTTATGCAATTATATGGAGAGGCTTTATGAAATTGATGTGGTTAAAGAAAGCTTACCTCCCAAAGATAAATATTTAGCTTTAGTTAGAGCTGTTTTTGAGTCTGCCAAATATGGTTCAAAATAA